TACACAAACTTCTGCTCAGTCATAACTGCCCATTGTTACATCAAAATAGTcatgtatgtttttctttttccaagtttccttattaaaataaagtaaggtttttctacaatgttttattatacgGATTGTGTCATCAGGAATAACTGTGTGGCtttttgaaaattcaatttTCGTATCTAAAATATCTATAGCTATTGAggggtaaaaatcattaatgtcaAATTGAATTAATGCacagtcatttttattttcgattatgtagaaccaatttataacatcagtagtatttttccactgttgtaaatttaataagtttctaagaatgatattaattttgtccaatttaattttgcttacatgtCCAATCTCAATTTTTGAGGGAACCAATAACCTACAaggaagtttgttttgaaaatttggtttatGGTCTTTTAGTGTTAAAAAGGCTTGGACTGGGGCAGTTATATCGATTCTGTTAtcaaggtttatttttttagtaatactttgcgcttctaaattaattgtgttttccaaatttttaggaGTTTTGTCATAAGAACGAGTAAAATTGTcgcgtaaaatttttttaaagttttctgttGTGAGTtggtaaattttatttgttttgtcagcaaaaaccaaaatattagggttttatttaatttttttaacatctaactTTAATTCTGTATGAAATTCGTTTTTTATAGGgcgaaactttattgttttaaatgtagaTGCAAATTTAACcaattataaatatatgcaaagtTAACCAacttgtttatgtttattacaTGTCTAGTAATATAGAATTCGATGATAAAGATTTCAGTGATTTGCTTCCTTTAAATACATGTGCgtaattttacttcttttctcgttttcatcaaaataattttggcatgtttttttttagatttatgtaTCAGCCTCTATgcataaaaacagaaaaaaaaaattgtataaacttttagcaaacattattataaaagtttaaataaaacttaaaaaccatttCTTTAGccattattttctttgtttcttaGTAACATAGTATTaccttttgttttattttagagtttttaattttagggtTTGATGCACCATGGATCCTTTGCCCTTTTAGCAGAATCtcttattgttgtttttttataatggttttaatttttgtttttaattctcaCGTCATGTGGATATTTTCACTCACTTTGCTGTTTATGATTATTActtgtaagtatatatataaatatattaataaatttcaaacaataaagcttactattttacaaatttgaaaagaaaaataatatttatcaagttatctgtttaaaccattttaaatcaaagtttcCCAGTGAAAAAACCCATGAGGGACGCTTGTTCCACATggttttttttaggtttctGAGCGGGAACCCACATGAAACCCATGTAggacaaatacatttttttttgtggataaCTGTAATTTATCAATAcacgtttttactttttcaggTGTACTTTTGGCAGTTTTTAGTATAGTTGTACATGTTAGGATACATAGCGATATTGAAAGTGCTCTTGGTactaaatttttcaacaaaGACATTTCGTTGTATATAACGTATTGGGCTCTCGTTCCTGGGTTACTTTCATTATTATTGGCTTTTATCTTTATGGCATCTAGTTTTGTTCAACCTGGAGAAATTAAACCAAAAGATAATAGTGATTTATCAGAAGTTTCAGTACttcatgttaaataaaaatttcaagatttgCTTATTTAAGAATATTTGATGTCGCCATTTTTCAaacaatgtaaaattaaaaaaaaagcagcctATTATTTTGCTAATATGCTTTTTGTTGCCATAGTTTTTATTGCgagaaaaattgtttatttattaattaaatttatgtattatattaaacCTATCGTTAATatcaatttacaaaatttttttgtaatccaaaatttattatataaagatgtGTTTGTAAAGAGAGCTTGTATAGTTGGTCTAAAATAGCTTAATTcagtttgttttaattgaaaataataaattataactttaattggTTACATAAAGGTGAAGAGTGAAAACATTTGAGGGAAACCttcttatatatttatctaaaaaaatatgataactttaaaaaaaagtaactataaatattaaaaaagattttttttaaatttgataactttggtcattattattattattatcttatcattattattattattattattattattattattattattattattattattattattatcattattattatctttgttGGCTTTTTAGACTTCTTTAAACAGCCTTTTAATTGGGagttttagtaacttttattttaaatgcatagGATTCCTTGatatatttgattttcaaaatggttttaaCCACttctgtaattatttaattcCAAAGATAtatgtgttttaatattttcaattcataggctttttatgaaatatttccTTAAAGTATTTCGTTAAATTTTTTGGCACCGgaagaaaaacctttttaaacttttttttttgcgtaaaaaGCTCCGTtaacaaacttataataaaacttttgaatgtttcaatttataattaaatagaagGGGCAAGTAGAAGTCgaaatgtcttatcatcaagccttttcgtgaaatacaaaaaaatacaataaaattttacattttccaatattatataaaagaatgaaattaataagtttgaaaaaaataaaaatttaaaggttaaaaaagaatttaaagtttaaaaagaaattaaaaaaaaataataaaaaattagaataaaacataataaaaaaaaataaataaataaataataaataaagttaaaaaagaaagaaaaaaaaattgaaaaaagttattaaaaacaaaaaataaaaaattacaaatcagTACATATTCGTATACATAttcaatacaatattttaaaaaaaaataattacaaattggtacatatgcatatacataataaatacaatattaaaaataaataaaatacattaaaaataaaaaatacaaaattatttcaactttttaaaaaaaatgagagaATGTAcgtaatgtttaaatttaggaagtgttttttttatagttcttttaaaTGTAGCAatagatttcatttttttcatattttcgtcaagaaccaAATTCCACAAGCGTGGTCCCCGGTATATAGTCGAGAAGTCAGATTTTTTGAGTAATGTTAGTGGGATGTAATAATTACTCATTAAGtgtcttgtttcatatttatgataaattcgagtgaaacttttgaaaaaatattttggaatcaTATcaatttgaagtttaaacataaataacaagttacgATATATATTTTGTTCGTATGCGTTTAGAgcatttatttccttgagtaacggctcgGCACTTTCGTATCTATCTGCGCCCAAAACTAATTGACTTGCTTGTCTTTggtttgtataaataatttttaggaaagatgaatgattgtttgcccagacaatattacaatagttaatatggctatgtataaatgaaaagtataaattttttaaacataatttattcaaaagatgttttgtctTGTACATAATTCCCAGAGTCTTTGAAACTTTGTTCTAAACTAcctttatttggcttttccaatttaaatgttcatcgaAAGTTATTCCgagtattttcattgaaaaaactttttttattttaatattgttaattgttagtTCAGGAAATTTTAGTGGAAGGTTCTCGGATttagatggtttagcaaacaaaatatattttgtttttaatatttaatgaaagtttatttgctataaaccactaAATAAGATATATTAATTCTGTGTTtacgatataaaaaatattttttaaatttgagtcagaatagaaaacattagtatatcagcaaaaataatataattatgtatttttgaagacaaataaatatcattaatataaattaaaaacagcagaggtccaagtattgatccttggggaactccgcaACTTATTGATTCAAATGGGAAACATGTTAAGTCATATGGTACACCTTGTttacaattttgtaaataacatTGCAGCCACTTTAGGTTGGAGTGAACTACTCCAAGatagtttataaataagaatCTTGGGGTTGACAGTATCAAGtgcttttgatagatctagAAAAATTCCGAGTGGGTAACTGTTGCTatcaaaaccatttaaaatttggTTGGCAAAATCAATTACTGCATGTTCCGTGGAATGGTTATtgcgaaaaccaaactgtttatgataaagaatgttgtttttttcaagataattgtacagTCTGTTGTGCATAATACGCTCTAGTATTTTGGAAAAACAGGAGAGTATggaaattggtctgtagttaGATTTTATGGAGTCATCACCGCTTTTGTATATcggaattatttttgctaattttagtTGGTCAGGAAAAATGCCGTTTGTTagggaaagattaaaaattttaaaaaaggtttctcTAAATTATTCTTCTTTAAAGCTTTCTTGTTGAGCTTTAgcaatgatttcttttttatgatgttCATCAGCTGTTATATCATCCTTTTTACGGAAATCTGTTTCAAATTGACAGTTTCCTATAAATCTATACACCCATCCGTTTATCCTGACATGTCTTTTCTAACATGAGAATTCATTTATATCAAGCGATTGATTTGTTACTTTAGTGGATAATGCATATTCATTATTACTGGATTTTTCTTTACTACAATTGAAGCCTCTTGTGTGACTTCAATATAATTCTGTGgccatttttcttttaaaaaatgcaggAAGCTTGGTCCGTGTCACCATACTACTCTCTAATTCATTTACTGCTAGTAAATCAGCTACATTAGTTTTTGTTggtatgtatatttattgtttaagttCAGTCTTTAATTGAATAAATCCAAGGCAGTTTGCGACAGATGGTTTCAACTTTAGTTGTAAACCGATGACAACTCCAAGTAATTTAAGTCTTGGTATACTAATAGATTGCAATGGACTTACTTGGGCTTTTGACATTTTGATTACACAGGTCATTTCTCCTGtgtcatataaacattattgaTAAGCAACAACACCAGAAGCTTTAGAAGACGCACCCTAAAAAATGTGGATTGACTGTGAGAAATGAAGATTTGTAACTGTTGAAGCTGTTTGTAAACAACTgggaatgtttatttttaggagATCTTTGAGTTCTTGAAACCATTGATCAACAATGTTTGCAATCCTATCCAAAATTGCATTAATCCACAATCCttgaacaattattttaacttgAATGATATATGCAGCAAAAAACCCAATGGATCAAACAACGTTGCcatttttttaaggtaatttCAAGGCAAAATGCAGGCAATTCACAAGaatctaaatttatatgttCTGCACGATCATTTTCTGGTGTTACCTTAAGAACTTTGACCGAGTTTGAAAGCAACTTTTGTGCAAACATTTCTACTGAACCCAATACTAGCGTGAGtttcttatataattaaatttctactttttcATCGACTACATAAGTTATTGTGTCGTCCATGTAAGTTGTTTCAAGAAAAGCTTCAGAAGCCAAATGATATTTTGGTGCACACTTTCTTGCGTGTTTTTGCGTTAAAACTTGAGCCATGAAAGGCGTTGAGTTGATTCCAAAAACTTCCAAAAAGAATTTCTCCATAAAACTTGTTGGTACTTTTGGTCATTTTTatgtacttcaatttttaaatacacttttgCTATATTACAAGCTAAAGTCACTggatattttctaaattttagcTAAACTGCGACAAGGTGTTGTTGAAGTTTTGGACCGTAGAATTGGAAAATGTGGTAAGTACCAACCATCTCCTAGATTCCTTTTATTGATTTTCTCCTCTTGATACAGCTAAATAATATTACTGTACTCTTTCCCAAgacttttgtttttcattaccCAGGAGAAAAGGTTCTATAGAATGTCTATAAACTTTTGGAACATATGGcctatataaattatatagaaaTGCTATAAAGCTtctatagaatgtctattaatttctatagaacttgctaaaaaacttttttttctataaaataaaaagtagaaaaaaaagttctattggaatttctatagaaattaacagagtttctataaaaattctacagaattctatagaattctatagaatttctatagaaaataTATTCCAAAGTTTATAGAAGTTCTATAAAGCTTTTTTTCCTGGGCAATAAATATCCATTCAAGCGACGTGAGTCGAGCCAGTGGTTCATTAAATTATCCTTTTACTTCCTTAATTGCACAGTGCAACTCAGCATAATCCACTTCGATTAGAAAGTCGGTTATTGGTTTTGGTCCAATATTTGGGAATATAATTTTCTTAGATGTCTTCAACATTTTGACTACTTTGCCCATTTAACTCCATTTAAGTTTTCAgttacattattaaatttaaaagtttccaTAGTAGTTTTTGTTTTTCCAGTCAATGATTTCATTGGCATCGAAAAAAGAACATTTCTGTATccaatttgttttcttttttcgaTCATTGTTACCAAAGTACGAATTTCTTTTGTGTGTTTTGCTaccaatgatttttttaaaacatgattcCATTGCTGCAATTTGAAAATCTGCTTcttcaacaataaattttttgagagATTCAACATTTTCATTTAATCTGTTCTCATACACCCATCGTTTGTATCTTATTAACATCACctctggaatttttttttgcagttgatGGTGCAATGTCTCATCGCCAAGTTCTTATGTTCTATTTGCTTCTTTTAAGTTTGTTGCTTTCATATCTAACAAATCCGCAAACTGTTCTACGTCTCTTGGATTATTTTCCCTCATAGGATTAAAGTTGTTCAATTTAACCAACTACTTAAGGACTTTTCTCCACGTTCCgccattttttctttcaattctttttttcgctatatatatatatatatatatataagcgtATGATGAATGACCAAGTCTTTCAATGACTTTTAATGGGTCTCCGCCCattgaaatattgaaataaCTGAAGTAATTTATACTCAGCTGTCGCTGGGGCTTGATTAATACATGCGCACAATGAAGCTTTCCAATATTCATAGTTCTCTTTATCCCCATTCAAGAATGCTAAATAGACACGTTTTAGTTGTTTCCATAAATAATGTCCTATTTTTGCTGtgttttgaatcaaatcaatttttttattttccattttacgCATGCTATGCGTTGATTTGATTGATTTCTTGTTTATTATCTTCATACTTGTCACTATTTTTTTGAGTACTTAAACATTGATAACATTgcttttttgctttaattttaggttccatacttttaaactattttaaacttgaGTTTTAACTTCCATTGCGCAATATCCATTCATTTACATGTTCCATAActttgcaaatttgtttt
This genomic interval from Hydra vulgaris chromosome 01, alternate assembly HydraT2T_AEP contains the following:
- the LOC124809991 gene encoding uncharacterized protein LOC124809991 isoform X2, whose product is MNYRLVLVYLVLCLSFITLTLLIASLQCKKGWSNLIESKNGDKDVSLFIEHFNTDNKAGFDAPWILCPFSRISYCCFFIMVLIFVFNSHVMWIFSLTLLFMIITCVLLAVFSIVVHVRIHSDIESALGTKFFNKDISLYITYWALVPGLLSLLLAFIFMASSFVQPGEIKPKDNSDLSEVSVLHVK